CTCGCCTTTCATGACCGGCACGGCGGTCACCTTGAGCGTGCGCCGTCCTTTCGAGGTCATGACTGAAAGCTCTTCGTTGTAGATGCCGCTCTGCCGCCGGTGCACCCGCTCGAACAGCTCGCGCATCGCTTCGTCCTCGATATGGGTGATAGGTATCGAGCGCTTCCGGGCGGCCTCGATCATGAAGAGCCGTGACGCAGCGGGGTTGGCCAGCACGATCTCGCCCGAAGCATTGGTGACGATAATCGCCTCTCGGATGCTCGACAGTACCTCGCGCAGCCACTCCTCCTTGCGTGTCAGCCGCACGATCTCTTCGGAAAGATAGTTGAACGCCCGCGCCAGACGGCCGATCTCGTCGTCATGCTTGACGGAAATCTTCACCTCCGTCTCGCCATGGAGAAAGCGATCGGCAGCGCTGGCGATGCGGACGAGCGGGCGGGAGAGGAACATCGCGGAGAGCGCGCCAGCCGTCAGGGCGAGCAGGAGCGCCCAGTAGAGGCCGCCTTCGATCCCCTTGTCGATCTGCGCCTCGACGCGCGCGATGTCATGCAGCGGCTTGGCCAGCCTGATCACCGCCCACGGCGCGGGCTGGCCGACCGGCATGGCCATGTAGAGCATGTTTTCGCGGATGGAGACGCTGAAGCGGATCGCCTCTCCCAATCCCCCGGAGAGCGCCGCTTTGACCTCTTCGCGGTTGGCGTGATTTTCAAGCGATGACAGCTTCGCCATCGGAACGTAGGAGTCACCGATCACCCGGCCATCGAGGCCGATCAGCGTGACCCGCACGTCGAGCGTCTTGCCGACCCGGTCGGCCCAATGGTCGGAGAGCGCCAGATCCGTCCAGTCTGGCGGGCGGCTCTCCAGCATTCCGGCGGTGAGGTGAAGGTCATGCAGAAGGCTCGTGCGGACATTCTGGAACAGCACCTTGCGGAGCTGACGCCCCTGATAGACATAGCTGAAGGCAAGCGAAAAAAAGATGATCAGCCCGAAAACCAGACCGAGTCTGAATGAGAGCTTAGCCTTCATTCAACTCTTCTCCGTTTTCATCGAACTTGTAGCCCAGGCCGCGTACGGTCTTGATGAAGCGCCCGGCGTCGCCGAGCTTTTCGCGGAGGCGGGTGACGTGCGTGTCGATGGTGCGGGTGTTGATGCTCTTGTCCACGTCCCACACGTCGCTCAGGAGCACCTCGCGCGTCTGCGCCTGCCCTTTGCGCCTCAGGAGGAGCGCCAGCAGCTTGAACTCCATGAGGGTCAGCACCAGCGGACGGCCGTCGAGCGTGGCGGCGTGGCGTCCGATGTCGATCTCGATGCCGCCCGCGCGGAGCACCTCCTGCACGTTGCTGCGGTTCCGGCGGTCGCGCTTGAGGATGGCGCGAATGCGCAGATTCAGCTCGCGGGGACTGAAGGGCTTGACCACGTAGTCGTCGATGCCAAGTTCGAAGCCGAACACCTTGTCGATCTCCTCGCCCTTGGCGGTGAGCATCACGATGGGCAGGTCGCTCCACTGCACATCCTGCCGGATGCGGCGGCAAACCTCGAAGCCATCGATGCCGGGCAGCATGATGTCGAGCAGCACGAGACTGAAGGCGTGGCGTTGCAGCTCGTCGAGCGCCTCCTCACCGGTGGCGGCGTGAATGCAGGCGTAACCCGCCTTGCCGAGGTTGTATTTCAGGAGTCCGGCAAGATTCCGGTCATCTTCGACGATCAGTATGGAGGGTTCAGCCATGCTTGTTCAGCGATTTTTTTTCGTTTCATTCAATTTTCCAGCAAGCCGCCAAATGCCCGGCTTCATGCTCACGGAGCGGCGGCTGCTCTTTCCGGCAGTGGTCGTCGGCGAGAGGACAGCGCCCGGCGAAGCGGCACCCCTCCGGCAGGCGCGTGGCGCTCGGCACGTTCCCCTCGATCACGTTCAGCCGCTCCTGCCTGGCGCCAAGCCGCGGAATCGACTTGAGCAGCCCCTGCGTGTATGGATGGAGCGGGTTCTCGAAAATGTGCCGCACGGTGCCGCTCTCGGCGATACGCGAGGCGTACATCACGACCACCTCCTCGCACAGCTCGGCCACGACGCCGAAGTCGTGGGTGATCAGCATCACGCTCATGCCCCGCTCCTGGCGGAGCCTGCCGATGAGTTCGAGAATCTGCGCCTGCACGGTCACATCGAGCGCCGTGGTCGGCTCGTCGGCGATGAGCAGCTCCGGCCCGCAGGAGAGCGCCATGGCGATCATCACCCGCTGTCGCATCCCGCCGGACATTTCGTGCGGGTAAGAGTCGATGCGCTCGGAAGGATTCGGAATGCCGACGAGGTTCAGCAGCTCGACCGCCTGCTTTCGCGCCTCGGCCTTGCTCACGTCGCGGTGGTTGAGAATCTGCTCCATGATCTGGTCGCCGCAGGTGAATACCGGATTGAGCGAGCTCATCGGCTCCTGAAAGATCATGGCAATCTCGTTGCCTCGAATCTTGCGCATCTCGGCTTCGCTTGCCTTTACGATGCTGCGCCCTTTCCAGAGGATGTCGCCCCCGGCGAAATAGCCCGGCGGCATCGGCACGAGCCGCATGATCGAGAGCGCCGTCACCGACTTGCCGCACCCCGACTCGCCGACGATACCGATGATGCGGTTCTGGGCGAGCGAAAAGCTCACGCCATCGACAGCCTTGGCGATACCGCTATCGGTACGGTACCAGGTTTTGAGATCCTTGAGTTCGAGAATATGCTCCATAATCCGATTGCGCAGCGCCCAACCCGGCCAACAGCCAGCGACGCCCTTGATTTTACGAAATTGAATGTACCACAGTCAAGGGTGACAATTCAGCCACCCCGCCCCCGCCAAGCCCTAATTTGCACAAATTTCACAAAGTTCACGGGGGGAAAGTTCGCGGGGGAATTCAGCGCCTGTCATTGCGAGGAGCGGAGCGACGTGGCAATCCGGCGGATGATACACGACTCACGAATCACTAAGCGTAAAGTCTTGGTATAATATCGATTTTATAAGAATTTTTGGCAGCAATACTTAGATGTTATTACCTATCCGTCCACTGAAACATCTTGTTGTGCTTTTTCTTTTTCTCTGAGTCTGGTCTCCAAAGCGTTAATCAGTGATTCAATAATAAGTTTGTCTTGAACGTTTGTTGCTTCCTTGGGATTCAGTGAGACCTGTTTTGCGACCATATATTTTATATCTTTCTCTATGGAATCATCCCAAGGCTTCCCATGAGCATCGAATACATCTTTTAGTCGCTCTGACCACTTTTTCTTTCCTCTAAACTTCGGGATTGATAAATTGATATGATACTTATTCTCAATTGATGCCTTATAAATATCTACAGCAAATAAATCTTCAATTTCACTTTCGTTTCGTCCATAAGCCTTTGCGAGATTAATCTGACCATCTTCAAGCAAGCCACTGTCTTTTGCTTTTTTATAAGATTCCCTTCCACACCGATCATCATCAACGAACACATGATATAAACATATTGCATCGCGAAGTAAACTGATTTTGTAAGATAAATTAGTACCTCCGTTTAATGAGTCAAAAGCAAGCGATCCATTTTCAATAGCTTTTGACAAATACTCAGAATATCCTTGAATAATTGCTTTTAAGCTAATAATATCATCTTCACCTTCGACAACCAGCACCATCTCTGCATTTCTCAAATTATCAGAAGCACGAACACCAAGTATTGTTCTTATTTCTTCAACATTTTTTGCGGGTTTAGCTTTACGGTCATTAACTATAATATTATTTGATATGGCTCGTCTATCAACAAAAAGAGGATTATGAGATGTGATTATAATTTGATGTTTTTCGCTCAGCTTATCAATAACTTCTTTTAACTCATGAATTGCATTGGGATGAAGATGGGATTCTGGTTCTTCTATGGCAATGACGAACTTCTTACCACCAGATGTTCTATCTGATGCGTGACGTATAATTCCTAATGCCGCTAAACTTTGCACTCCATCACCTTTATACTGCAATGGCGTCATAGTTCCATCATCAACCAACACTTCAGTGCCTCTTCGAAATGCCTGCATTCTTTCTGCTTGAGGTAATTCAATTTTGACTTTTTTAACTTGGGGTAAAAATTTTTTTAAAGTTTGGTAAATACTAACTGATAAAGTTTCGAGAATAGGTTTTTGTAATTCTTCAATCTTTTTCAGTGCATTTTGATAATCTGGATGATCTTCAATACCTAATAATTCACGATTAACAAGGTCTGATACTATATCTTGTGCGGATTGGGCTGTTCTAACGGCAGGAATATGTTCAAATTCAATCCGACTAGAAACAAAATCAGCAATTTGAGGTGATTTCTTGGATAATGAAGCTGAACCCTTTCCCTTCTTATGATACGAAACAGTCACTCCATTTTTTCCAATTCCTATTTTAATAGGTAGATTTCCAGTGATTCTACTATTTACCTCTTGATAAAACTCATCGTACTCTTTGTCTTCCAGCGTAAACTCTAAAATTATCTCAGTCTCCCCATTAGGATACTTTTTTTGAAGATTAATAGGATAATCCTTTTCCCAATTATAACCACGAGCACTATTAATTGTTCGATAACGCCGACCAAACATAAATCTTTGTCGATCTCTTGTAAGAATTGTCATGGCTAATACCAAACCACGAAGAATATTCGATTTACCTTCATTATTTGGGCCAATCAACACGGTTGATCGTCCCAAACGAATTCGTTTGGCGGAAGAAATGCTTCTATATTGAGATACCGAAATTGCGTGTAATTTCATCTAATCTTCTCCGTCTTATTATATTTATTCTGATTTATCATTTCCAGAATCATGTATAGCTTCAACCGGCACCATCTCTTCAATGAGAGTTTCCGGCGCAATATCCTGTTCGTGCGGCCAGGCGACAGCGACAAAAAGAATCCCGACCTGATTGAAATAATGCACATCTTTCAGCTCCCGAAAGACGCCGCGATCAAGGTAAGGCTTCATATCAAACACACCCTGACGCCCATCTTCAATTTCAACATAAATGCGATAATCAGGTAACGGCTTGACAACTTTTACGTCCAAAGCCCTGCAATGACGAGCAATTTGCTCATCGGCATCGGGTGCCCGCTTGAGCTTGCCCGCCTCAAAGGCTTCAAGGATTTCCCGTTCTTCTGTATCAAAGTTACTCATGAGTAAACCCGGAATTCTGCATCAGACAACCTGTAATCCAAGTGTAAATCTAACGAAGCTTATCGGTTATACCAACACTTTGCCGCGCTCGCGCCCTGCCGCGCCACGTAGCCGTCAGCTCATCCCCGGCTTCCGAAAAGCGGCACTGCGCAAATCCAGCGTATAGATACCAGATACCGGCAATTCACGCTACCACACTGGTATTCGTAACTCGTCGTCACTACGATTGCTTCCTGAATAAAGGCTGTTTATTATATTGCCTGTTGTATAAATCTCAACAGGTACAACCGGCCACCCGCATGAGCGACTGGCGGCTGGGTTGTCTGCTCCACGGAATGCCTCCAAGGAGTTCTCCCCTTTTGCCCGAAATCAGTATCGACGCCCGTCTCATGAAATTTACCGCCGATCCCACGCCCCAGCTTGCCAGCATCGTCAAAAAACCGGTCGATCTCGTGCTCGACAGCCTCGCCGCGTCGGCGCCGTATCGCGCGCTCCGCGAGACGCTCGCCGCGCCGCTGGCGGGCGAAGAGCGGCGTTCCGTCAGCATCTCTGGCGTTCGGGGTTCGCTCGCGCCATTCATCGCAGCCAGGCTGTTCCGGGATTTCGATGCGCCGGTTGTGCTCTTTTGCGGCGCGGACGAGGAGGAGGTGTACGACAACGACCTGCCGCTCCTGCTTGGCGGCAAGCCCTTCCGCAACACCGCCGACGAGCTCTCTCCGGCGCTCGGAATGCTCTCGCGCCGCCAAACGCTCGTCGTGCTCGCCGCGTTCGATGACCTCGGCATCGAGGTTTGCAGCGCCGAAGCTTCGAAGGATCGAGTCTTCCCGTTGGCCGCCGGAGCTGACGTCGGTTACGACTCTCTGATGTCGTTCCTGAAAAACAACGGCTTCGAGAAACGGGAGTTCGTCGAAAACGAAGGCGATTATTCGGTGCGCGGCTCGATCATCGACCTCTTCTGCTACGGCAGCCACGAGCCGGTGCGCATCGAGTTTTTTGGCGACACGGTCAGCTCGCTCAGGAATTTCGACACCGACAACCAGCTCTCCACCTCAAAGATAGAGTCGGTCGATCTGTTCGGCAGTTTCACGAACGACTCCACGGAGGAGTCGAAACCGGCGGGCATTCTCGATTATCTGCCGGACAATACGATCATCCTGATCGACGACGCCACGGCGTTGCAAGGCTCCGCGCACCGCGAACTGCTCGATGCGGCGCTGCCCCGCTTCCGGCACGTGGTGCTCCACCGCCTCGAAAAAAAGGTCATCGATTTCGCTTCGGGCGAGCAGCAGCGGCTGCAAGGCAATTTCCGTCTGCTGGCGGGACGCTTGCAGGAGGAGGCAGCGCAAGGCTTGAAGCCGCTCTTCGCCTGCGCGTCGCGCCGGGAGATCGAGGAGCTGGCGGAGTTCATTTCCGAGGAGCGCGAGCCGGGTCAGCCAACCGAAATCTTCGATTCCATCGACTGGATTCCGGCCAACCTGCACTCCGGCTTCGCGTTCGGCGAGCTGAACCTCTACACCGAGTCGGACATTTTCGGCAAGTTCCATACCCACAAATCGCACCGCAAGCGCAAGGTGCGTGGCATTTCGCTCAAGGAGCTGCAACGCCTCAAGGTGGGCGATTACGTCGTGCACGAAGATTACGGCGTTGGCGTCTTCCGTTCGCTCGAAACGATCCAGGTGGGCGACTCGGAGCAGGAGTGCGTGCTGGTGGAGTATGAGGGCGGCGACCAGCTCTACGTCAACGTGCAGAACATCAACCTGCTCTCGAAGTACACGGCGTCGGAGGGCTCGCTGCCGAATCTCTCGAAGCTCGGCAGCGCGAAGTGGAGCGCCAAGAAGGAGAAGGTACGCAAGAAGCTGCGCGACATCGCGGCCAAGCTGATCCGCGTCTACGCCGAGCGCAAGATGACACCCGGTTTCGCCTTCGCGCCCGACTCGATCTTCCAGCGCGAGTTCGAGGCGTCGTTCATGTTCGAAGAGACCCCCGACCAGCTCAAGGCGATCCAGGAGGTCAAGAAGGACATGCAGTCCCCCTCGCCGATGGACCGGCTCATTTGCGGCGACGCCGGATTCGGCAAGACTGAAATCGCCATGCGCGCGGCCTTCAAGGCGGTCGAGTCGAAAAAGCAGGTTGCGATCCTGACGCCGACCACGATTCTGACTCACCAGCACGGCGAGTCGTTCGCGCGGCGCTTCGCCAACTTCCCGGTCAACATCGCCGTTCTGAGCCGCTTCGTGCCAAAAAAGCAGCAAAAAGAGGTGATCGAACGCATCGCGGCAGGAGCGGTGGACATCGTCATCGGCACGCACCGGATGGTCTCGTCCGACGTGATCTTCAAGGATCTGGGGTTGCTCGTCATCGACGAGGAGCAGCACTTCGGCGTCGAGATCAAGGAGAAGCTCCGCCAGCAGTTCCCCGGCGTGGACACGCTCACCATGTCGGCGACGCCGATTCCGCGCACCATGCAGTTCTCGATGCTCGGCGCGCGCGACATCTCCATCGTTTCGACGCCGCCAAAGAACCGCCAGCCGGTCGAGACGATCATCACCGAGTACGACTCGGCGACAATCCAGGCAGCCATCCGCCGCGAAATCCAGCGCGAAGGGCAGGTCTTCTTCCTGAACAACCGCATCGCCAGCCTCGAAGAGGTCGAACGCAAGCTCCGCGAGCTGGTTCCCTACGCCCGCATGGCCTCGGCGCACGGCCAGATGCCCGCCAAGGAGCTGGAGAACATCATGATGGACTTCATGCAGCAGGAGCTCGACGTGCTCATCGCGACCTCGATTATCGGCTCCGGGCTGGATATTTCCAACGCCAACACGATCATCATCAACCGCGCTGACATGTTCGGCCTGTCGGATTTGTACCAGCTCCGCGGACGCGTCGGGCGGAGCGAGCGCAAGGCCTACTGCTACCTCGTCACGCCACCCCTGCACACGCTCAAGCGCGAGGCGATCCAGCGCATCGCGGTGATCGAGAGCTTCACGGAGCTTGGCTCGGGCATCAACGTCGCCCTGCGCGACCTCGACATTCGCGGCGCGGGCAACCTGCTCGGCGCGGAGCAGTCGGGCTTCATCCACGAGATCGGCTTCGATCTTTACCAGAAGATGATCGAGGAGACCGTGGCCGAGCTCAAGCTCACCGAGTTCAGCCACATCTTCAGCGACAGCGAGAAGGCCGCGCTCAAGCCGCAGAAACCGTGCGACATGATCTTCTTCTTCGACGCGCTTCTCCCCGATTATTACATCACCGCCACGCAGGAGCGCTTCTCGTGCTACGACCGGATTTCGAAGGCTGCTGACGACGCGGCGCTCCGGAGCATCGCCAAAGAGCTCGAAGACCGCTTCGGCGCAATGCCGGAGGAGGTGCGGAACCTGCTGGCGCTCGCCCGCCTGAAGCATCTCGGCTCGTCGCTCGGCCTCGAAAAGATCGACCTCCAGCCGACGAGCGCTACCATTTTCCTCCCGTCGGACGATGACAAGGAGTTCTACGACAGCGCCTTTTTCAAGAACCTCATCGCCGCACTGCAGGACGGCTCGATCAAAGAGTACCACCCGCAGTTCAGGCACGAAAAAAAGATGAAGCTCGTCTTCCAGCACCCCGAAACCACCGACACCGCCCCGCTGGCGCTCATCGCCCGCTACGAAGCGCTGCTGAAGGCGGTCGCGGAGAGAACGGTTGCGAGCGAATAAAATCGCTATTTCCGCTTTCCTTCCTATAAGTCTTATAGGTCGTACAGGACTTATACGACCTATTCTTCCATAAGGACAGCCGCAAGGGACTGCCCGCCCCCCCCCATGACCCGACTTTTAACAATCGTTTAGAAACTAATTCCTGAACCGGAAAGGTTAATGGCTTTATGAAGTAATTCACTTCATGAACATAAAACCACACAGTCATGAACATTACAATTAATAACAGAGAGTGTTCAGCCCATGTTGGGGATAGATTGCTCGACGTAGCTCGCATTCATCATAGCCATATAGGATATTTCTGCGGCGGCAACGCCATCTGCCAGACCTGTTACGTCAGGGTGCTCGAAGGGGCGGAGCTGCTTTCGCCGATGAGCGACGCCGAGAAGGCGATGCTTTCCGACAAGCTGATCAAGGAGGGTACGCGAATGGGTTGCCAGACTCTCATAGAGAAACCCGGAAAGATCACGGTTCTTTCGGAGGTCGAGGCGGCCAAACAGATGGCCCTCGAAAATCCTCTCCAGCTTCCGGCGTACATGGGCAAAATGGGGTGGGAATCGGCGGTCAAGTTCACCGATACGATTACCTTCCAGTCAGAACGCGAAAAGACCGGCCACCCGATCGAGCCTACCCAGTTGCTCCACGACGTGATCTCGGGCATTGGCGATGCCATTCAGCTCGTGATCAACGCCATTCAGGCCGCTTTCGGAGTGAAGCATCCGGCGGACAAGCTCCAGCTCAAAGCGGACAACGGATGCGGCTGCGATGCGGCGCTCCTGGCGAAAACAGCAACTTGTGGCAACGGGCACGGCAGAGTTGTCTCTCCGGAAGTACTCCAGCTTCATCGGGAGAGAGGCGCGGTCTGCAACTGACCCGCTCTTGTGAAAAAAGCCGGAGCACCCGGCTTTTTTCATTTTCGCTCATCTGGCGAAATACCGCCCGAAGTACTCTTTGAAACCCATCGAACCGGAAGTATATTTCTACATAGAGAAACCTTCGGCACTTATCTGCGAATAATCGTTCACCATGTCAATCTCACCGCCATGATTATCTACATCAACGACAAACCTTGCGATGCCAAGGTTGGGGATCTGCTCCTCAACACCGCGAAACAGAACAAGTCGCATATCGGCTATATCTGCGGCGGCAACGCTATCTGCCAGAGCTGCTTCGTCTATGTGCTCGAAGGGGCCGACTGCCTCTCCAAACCGGGCGAGGATGAAAAAGCTTTTATCTCCGACAAGCTTTTAGCGGAGGGCGGACGCCTCGCCTGCCGCACCACCATCGTCAAGGAAGGAACAATCCGTGTGCTGAGCCGCGCCGAAAAATTCCGGCGGATCGTGCTCGGGCTGAACCTCCCCGACTTCATCACCTACGCGCAGGCCATCGGTTACAACGTGACCACCAAACTCCCCTCCGGCGTTTCGAGCATCGTGTCGAGAGTGCAGAGCGGACGGCTCAAGCCGGTCGAGTCGATCGGCAAGATCGCCAGCGGCCTCAGCCCGGCGTCGCAGCTCGTATACAATAATTTCGTCGAGGCATTCCCCTTCATGCAGATGCCTCTCGATATGGCTGGCAACACGGCCAAAGGGGCCATCGACACCGCGTCCGGGGCGCTTTGCGCGGTCAGCGGCGGGCGGCTGCACCTGCCGGGCTCGACCTGCGCGACCCACGACAAACCGGCGGAAGCCATCGAGCGCATTACCATTTCGGCCAAATAAGCCGCACGAACCTTTGACCGGCGCCTCCGGGAGGCCATCGACGACCACCGGAGGTGCTCAGCTTTGCACAGCGCTGTTTCAGAAATCCTGACGATCTTTACCGACGATGGGCTACTCATCCGATTTTGGAACTATCGAATTCGAACTTGGAGTGAAGACTCTCGAACGCTGGTTGCTCAAGCCGGAAAAAACGATGAACATCGCCATCGCCATTCCCAAAGAGCGCGCCCAGGACGAGCGACGCGTGGCCATTTCACCGGCAGGAGTCCAGATACTCTCCGAACAGGGCATCCGGGTGGTGGTCGAAAGCAATGCGGGCCACTTCTGCAATTTTCCTGACAACGATTACGCCGAAGCCGGAGCGATCATCGCCGCAAGCCCGGAGGAGCTTTACCCGCAAGCCAACGTCATCGTCAAGGTCTCGCCACCGCAACCCGAAGAGCTCCACCTCCTCTTGCCCGGCCAGATGCTCATCTCGGCGGTGCACCTCGGCACGGTAAGCCGGCAGATGATCAGGACACTGATCGACAAGAACATCACGGCGCTCGGCTTCGAATTCATCGAAACACGTGACGGCGAACTGCCCATCGTCCGGACGCTGAGCGAAATCGCCGGATCGCTGGCGATCCAGACGGCGGCGAAATACCTCGAAACCGGTTACGGCGGCAGCGGTATTCTGCTCGGCGGCATCGCCGGAGTGCCTCCCGCGCACGTCACGATCATCGGCGCGGGCACGGTAGGCCTTTTCGCCGCGCAGGACGCGCTCGGTCTCGGCGCGCAGGTGACGGTGATCGACAAGGAAATCAACCGTTTGCGGCGATTCGAGGCATTCTTCAACCGCCACCTGGTGACAGCCATCGCTAACGAGCACTACATCTCGCAGCTCGCGAAAATATCCGACGTCATGATCGGAGCGCTCAGCCCCAAGTTGAAGCTGGGCAAGCCGCTGGTGAGCGAACAGGTGGTCAAAATGATGAAGCCCGGCTCGGTGATCATCGATGTTTCGATCGATCAGGGGGCCTGCTTCGGCACCAGCCGCCATACGACGCACACCAACCCGATTTACGTCAAGCATGGCGTAACCCACTACTGCGTGCCGAACATTCCATCAGCCGTAGCCAAAACCGCGACCTTTGCCCTGACCAACACGCTCCTTCCATTTCTGCTGAAGCTGAACGCCTACCAGACCATTCCGGAAATCCTCTGGAACAGCCACAGCCTCAGAAAAGGCGCCTACCTCTACAAAGGGTACGTCACCAAGAAAATCCTCGCCGAACTCACCGATCTCCCCTTCCGCGAAATCGACATGCTGCTCGCCACGGCGTAAAAAAGGGCGGCCACAAGAGCCGCCCCTACATTATCCTGTCCACCAGATCCACAAAGTCCACACTGCACCAAACTCACAGGTAATCGAGCGCTTTGCCGAGCTGCCGCGCGATGTACGAGGCGCACGATACGCCGGAGTAGGTCACGGCGATCACCCCCTGACCGGGGAAGGTGCTGTCTCCGGCGACAAACAAATTCTTTACCGGCGTACGGTTCTGCGGCTTCAGCAGGATGTTCTGACCCGGCTTGAGCAGCGGGCCGTAGGAGCCGTCGCGGCGGTTGAGATAGCGCACGTGGCTCTGCGGCGTAGCGGTCACCATCAGCTCGACCGCCCCCTGCACTCCCGGCAGCAGGCGTTCGACTCGCGCGATGAGCGACTTCGCGAAAGCCTCTTTGGCGCTCCTGTATTCCGCGCCGCGATAGTCGTACTGCTCCCACTGCCATGTTTCGGCGGTCACGAAAAGGTGCAGCGCATGCTTGCCGGGCGGCGCGAGCGATGGATCGAGCAACGACGGGGCGGAGAAGTAGATCGTGCCGCCAAGCTGGTCGTACGTCGACCAGTCGCCGACGATGATGTGGTGCATATGAAATCCCTGCGGCACGATCGACGCATCGACTCCGAGCCAGATCTGGAACCAGCTCGGAGCCTTGATGAAACGGTCTTCCGGAATCCGCAGCCGGGGATCGTCCACAAGCTTGCTGAAGGTGTCCCAAATCGTAGCGTTGCTCACCACCGCTTTCGCTCTCACCTCCGCGCCGTCAGGGAGACGGACGCCGACCGCCGTCCCGTTCTCGACGATCACCTGCGCCACTTCGCAGCCGAACCGCACCGATCCGCCAAACTTCTCGATCCCCTTCACCAGCGCCGACGGGATCGCCCCGGAGCCGCCGACGGGATAATTGATGCCGCCGTGATGGCGGTCGGCGAGACAGATGCCCGCGTTGACCAGCGGCGTCGAAATGGCATCCTGCACCGCCCACGAGTAGGATTCGAGATCGATAAAACGCAGCAGCTCCGGATCGCTGACGAAACGCCGCGCCGTCTTGCCCATCGAAAAGAGCGTTTTGACGCCAAGCGCCGCAGCCTTGAGGGGATGGCGCGCACCGACAATCCCCAGATGCATCACATCTTCGAGCGACCCGGCAGGCAGTGCATTGAGAATTTCGTAGACCGACTCGAGTTCGTCGTAAAACTTCCGGATGCCCTCGCGCTCATGCGGAAAGCGGCGGCAGAGCGATTCGAGAAAACGCTCGCGGTCAAACCACGCAGGAACTTCGAAGCCTGCGGGCAGATGGTAGTGAATCTGCACCGGATCGGAAATGGTCTCGATCTCGACGCCGAGCTTGCGGAAAATCCGCGTATGCAAGTTGAGCGTCCCCC
This genomic window from Chlorobaculum limnaeum contains:
- a CDS encoding response regulator transcription factor — translated: MAEPSILIVEDDRNLAGLLKYNLGKAGYACIHAATGEEALDELQRHAFSLVLLDIMLPGIDGFEVCRRIRQDVQWSDLPIVMLTAKGEEIDKVFGFELGIDDYVVKPFSPRELNLRIRAILKRDRRNRSNVQEVLRAGGIEIDIGRHAATLDGRPLVLTLMEFKLLALLLRRKGQAQTREVLLSDVWDVDKSINTRTIDTHVTRLREKLGDAGRFIKTVRGLGYKFDENGEELNEG
- a CDS encoding ATP-binding protein: MKAKLSFRLGLVFGLIIFFSLAFSYVYQGRQLRKVLFQNVRTSLLHDLHLTAGMLESRPPDWTDLALSDHWADRVGKTLDVRVTLIGLDGRVIGDSYVPMAKLSSLENHANREEVKAALSGGLGEAIRFSVSIRENMLYMAMPVGQPAPWAVIRLAKPLHDIARVEAQIDKGIEGGLYWALLLALTAGALSAMFLSRPLVRIASAADRFLHGETEVKISVKHDDEIGRLARAFNYLSEEIVRLTRKEEWLREVLSSIREAIIVTNASGEIVLANPAASRLFMIEAARKRSIPITHIEDEAMRELFERVHRRQSGIYNEELSVMTSKGRRTLKVTAVPVMKGEQFDGTVLVINDVTRLRNLERTRRDFVSSVSHELRTPLASIKGYTETLLEGAINDPEHATAFLNIILQESEQLTALVNDVLDLSRIESGKILYTFVPVEVKPQLEKSVALFEPAALRKGVRIELNTPAGLPPVLADRSYFDIVMRNLIDNALKYVDENRGRVRVSAYTTGEGVSIEVSDNGIGIPQADLDRIFERFYRVDKARSRELGGTGLGLSIVKHIVLAHKGKVEVRSRVNRGTTFTVTFPAAAA
- a CDS encoding ATP-dependent nuclease, which produces MKLHAISVSQYRSISSAKRIRLGRSTVLIGPNNEGKSNILRGLVLAMTILTRDRQRFMFGRRYRTINSARGYNWEKDYPINLQKKYPNGETEIILEFTLEDKEYDEFYQEVNSRITGNLPIKIGIGKNGVTVSYHKKGKGSASLSKKSPQIADFVSSRIEFEHIPAVRTAQSAQDIVSDLVNRELLGIEDHPDYQNALKKIEELQKPILETLSVSIYQTLKKFLPQVKKVKIELPQAERMQAFRRGTEVLVDDGTMTPLQYKGDGVQSLAALGIIRHASDRTSGGKKFVIAIEEPESHLHPNAIHELKEVIDKLSEKHQIIITSHNPLFVDRRAISNNIIVNDRKAKPAKNVEEIRTILGVRASDNLRNAEMVLVVEGEDDIISLKAIIQGYSEYLSKAIENGSLAFDSLNGGTNLSYKISLLRDAICLYHVFVDDDRCGRESYKKAKDSGLLEDGQINLAKAYGRNESEIEDLFAVDIYKASIENKYHINLSIPKFRGKKKWSERLKDVFDAHGKPWDDSIEKDIKYMVAKQVSLNPKEATNVQDKLIIESLINALETRLREKEKAQQDVSVDG
- a CDS encoding DUF2442 domain-containing protein, giving the protein MSNFDTEEREILEAFEAGKLKRAPDADEQIARHCRALDVKVVKPLPDYRIYVEIEDGRQGVFDMKPYLDRGVFRELKDVHYFNQVGILFVAVAWPHEQDIAPETLIEEMVPVEAIHDSGNDKSE
- a CDS encoding ABC transporter ATP-binding protein, with translation MEHILELKDLKTWYRTDSGIAKAVDGVSFSLAQNRIIGIVGESGCGKSVTALSIMRLVPMPPGYFAGGDILWKGRSIVKASEAEMRKIRGNEIAMIFQEPMSSLNPVFTCGDQIMEQILNHRDVSKAEARKQAVELLNLVGIPNPSERIDSYPHEMSGGMRQRVMIAMALSCGPELLIADEPTTALDVTVQAQILELIGRLRQERGMSVMLITHDFGVVAELCEEVVVMYASRIAESGTVRHIFENPLHPYTQGLLKSIPRLGARQERLNVIEGNVPSATRLPEGCRFAGRCPLADDHCRKEQPPLREHEAGHLAACWKIE